A window of Hippoglossus stenolepis isolate QCI-W04-F060 chromosome 18, HSTE1.2, whole genome shotgun sequence contains these coding sequences:
- the ehmt1b gene encoding histone-lysine N-methyltransferase EHMT1 isoform X2 has product MASVGTEPAGLAKSSVDKGASAKKEGLDPASNGEEKSDGDKEVAARLASSPAAEAMLNGIECDDTRHKSPTHGSATGSSKTLLLINENGMMDLEPPHASVTGSNGFILTKQQQQDGSSAAMPGLGASPHRTSWLSSGTSAGGHAAKPASASGSAQTSSALRTDPSTGTTSGQGISDTKNGTAPSPAPVTIHRARKTMSRPAVSPAQKLLNRELREAKSATVEKMETNVAPDVQKPSQQPSQNHLPQSPPETPASAQTTSSSSPAPPPTPAAPAPAKLQLGSFSGGLSSRKKKRRMGTYSLVPKKKTKVLKQRTVLEMFKDLQQSAKIPQTKEAVIINGEKVENASEEEESEEVESEEEEGPQMSGGPVSVQETSEPISQVGDEQESEESGEEEGEEEGTESDMSTESGLKKKLKKKTKGDSAWLRPSRKRKRRLKAKELELVVHPQASAPALAGEGKEYTQIVPPDSLSVSKPQELVAPAQNKGSAVEESQELPLCSCRMETPKSREILILADRKCMATESVDGQLSRCQSAVLKHEMMRPSNSVQLLVLCEDHRNGMVKHQCCPGCGFFCRAGTFMECQPDVSISHRFHRACASVLKGQSFCPHCGEEASKAKEVTIAKADTTSTVPTALAHGPATPGATEGRADTTTGSSTRVSVGAEAGGRADSSFSVRSAHPLDTSAVPGSSRTATLQASVGTTASPTVPQGPPRETLESILVALDTEKPKKLRFHPKQLYLSAKQGELKRVLLMLVDGIDPNFKMDTQNKRTPLHAAAEGGHKDICHMLVQAGANLDMCDDDQRTPLMEACENNHMETVLYLLRAGASAMHKDVEGFTCLHLAAKSGHYNIVEHLLSTGLININCQDDGGWTAMIWATEYKHADQVKLLLSKGADISVRDKEENICLHWAAFSGSVEIAELLLNAHCDLQAVNIHGDSPLHIAARENRLECVTVFLSRGADVFLKNREGETPPDCCSHNSKAWAALQANRKERDAKNSRLGRAEEKILHSDIALGQEGVPIPCVNSVDSETYPDNYKYISENCVTSPMNIDRNITHLQYCVCKEDCSASICMCGQLSLRCWYDKSGCLLPEFCREEPPLIFECNHACSCWRTCKNRVVQNGLRSRLQLFRTSKKGWGVRALQDIPQGTFVCEYVGEIISEAEAEMRQNDAYLFSLDDKPQDMYCIDARFYGNISRFLNHMCEPNLFACRVFTTHQDLRFPHIAFFASENIKAGEELGFNYGDHFWEVKSKLFNCECGSSKCKYSSAAMASLQADSTPEEQQQPSASPDTSSSNSPPSPS; this is encoded by the exons ATGGCTTCGGTCGGGACggag ccGGCTGGTCTAGCCAAGAGCAGCGTGGACAAAGGTGCGTCTGCAAAGAAAGAGGGACTCGATCCAGCAAGTAACGGAGAGGAAAAGTCAG ACGGAGACAAAGAGGTAGCAGCCAGACTGGCCTCCTCCCCTGCAGCAGAGGCAATGCTCAACGGCATCGAATGTGACGACACGAGGCACAAGAGCCCGACACACGGCTCCGCGACAGGCAGCAGCAAGACTTTACTGTTGATAAATGAAAATGGGATGATGGACCTGGAGCCACCGCACGCTTCTGTTACTGGAAGCAATGGATTCATTCTCactaagcagcagcagcaggacggcAGCTCTGCAGCGATGCCAGGTTTGGGAGCTTCCCCTCACAGGACTAGCTGGTTGTCCTCGGGCACATCAGCAGGGGGACACGCGGCCAAACCTGCCTCGGCATCAGGGAGTGCACAGACTTCGAGTGCATTACGGACTGACCCCAGTACAGGGACTACGTCGGGACAGGGTATATCGGACACTAAAAATGGCACAGCGCCATCTCCTGCACCCGTCACAATACACAGAGCACGCAAGACCATGTCCAGGCCTGCTGTCAGCCCGGCACAAAAG CTTCTGAACAGGGAATTAAGAGAAGCGAAAAGTGCCACAGTCGAGAAAATGGAGACTAACGTTGCACCTGATGTGCAGAAACCCTCGCAGCAGCCCTCTCAGAACCATCTACCTCAGAGTCCACCAGAAACGCCAGCTTCTGCACAAACCACGTCATCCTCCTCACCAGCACCTCCACCAACTCCAGCTGCTCCGGCCCCCGCCAAGCTCCAACTAG GCTCGTTCTCAGGAGGGCTGTCATCCCgcaagaaaaagaggaggatggGAACGTACAGCCTGGTTCCCAAGAAGAAAACCAAAGTGCTTAAGCAGAGAACCGTGCTAGAAATGTTTAAGGACCTACAACAATCGGCGAAGATCCCACAG ACTAAAGAGGCAGTTATCATAAATGGGGAGAAGGTAGAAAACGcgtctgaggaggaagagtcggaggaggtggagtctgaggaagaggagggaccgCAGATGTCAGGAGGACCCGTCAGTGTTCAGGAAACATCTGAACCCATCTCCCAG GTTGGAGATGAGCAGGAGTCTGAAGAGtctggagaagaagagggagaggaggagggcacAGAGTCCGACATG AGCACCGAGTCGGGTCTGAAGAAgaagttgaaaaagaaaacgaaAGGAGACAGCGCGTGGCTCCGGCCGTCCAGGAAACGGAAGAGGAGATTAAAGGCCAAAG AACTGGAGCTGGTGGTTCATCCTCAGGCTTCAGCTCCGGCCCTGGCAGGTGAAGGAAAGGAATACACGCAGATCGTCCCTCCAGATTCCCTCAGCGTCAGCAAACCCCAGGAGCTGGTGGCTCCGGCACAGAATAAAG GGTCGGCGGTCGAGGAGTCTCAGGAGCTTCCGCTCTGCAGCTGCCGCATGGAGACGCCCAAGAGTCGAGAGATCCTCATCCTGGCCGATAGGAAGTGCATGGCCACAGAGAGCGTGGACGGACAGCTGAGCCGGTGCCAAAGTGCCGTACTGAAACACGAGATGATGCGTCCGTCCAATTCTGTTCAGCTGCTGGTTCTGTGCGAAGACCACCGCAACGGCATGGTGAAGCACCAGTGCTGCCCGGGCTGCGGCTTCTTCTGCAGAGCT GGGACATTCATGGAGTGCCAACCAGACGTCAGCATCTCTCACCGGTTCCATCGCGCTTGTGCCTCGGTGCTGAAAGGTCAGAGCTTCTGCCCTCACTGTGGAGAGGAGGCCAGCAAGGCCAAGGAGGTCACCATCGCCAAGGCGGACACCACCTCCACCGTGCCCACCGCGCTCGCACACGGACCTGCCACACCCGGGGCCACCGAGGGGCGAGCAGACACCACCACTGGCAG CTCCACTCGTGTCTCGGTCGGGGCGGAGGCCGGCGGCCGGGCCGACAGCTCCTTTTCTGTTCGTTCGGCACACCCCCTCGACACCTCCGCCGTTCCTGGGTCGTCCAGGACTGCGACGCTTCAGGCCAGTGTGGGAACAACCGCTTCGCCGACAGTTCCTCAAGGACCACCGCGAGAAACTCTGGAGAGCATCCTGGTCGCTCTCGACACTGAGAA GCCCAAGAAGTTGCGTTTTCACCCAAAGCAACTTTACCTCTCGGCCAAACAGGGAGAACTCAAGAGGGTGTTGCTCATGTTGG TGGACGGCATTGACCCCAACTTTAAGATGGATACTCAGAACAAACGCACTCCGCTTCATGCCGCAGCTGAGGGCGGACACAAAGACATCTGCCACATGCTCGTACAG GCCGGTGCAAACCTGGACATGTGTGACGACGATCAGCGGACGCCACTGATGGAGGCCTGTGAGAACAACCACATGGAGACGGTGCTGTACCTGCTGAGAGCTGGAGCCAGCGCCATGCACAAG GATGTTGAGGGCTTCACGTGTCTCCACCTAGCGGCCAAGTCCGGTCATTACAACATTGTTGAGCACCTTCTCTCCACAGGACTGATCAACATAAACTGTCAG GATGACGGAGGTTGGACGGCCATGATCTGGGCGACTGAGTACAAACATGCTGACCAGGTGAAGCTGCTTCTGTCCAAAGGAGCCGACATCAGCGTCAGGGACAAG GAGGAAAACATCTGCCTTCACTGGGCAGCGTTCTCCGGCAGTGTGGAGATcgcggagctgctgctgaacgCCCACTGCGATCTGCAGGCTGTCAACATCCACGGAGACTCTCCGCTACACATCGCTGCTCGGGAGAATCGCCTGGAATGTGTCAC GGTTTTCCTGTCTCGAGGAGCAGATGTTTTTCTGAAGAACCGCGAAGGAGAAACTCCTCCGGACTGCTGCAGCCACAACTCGAAGGCCTGGGCGGCTCTGCAGGCcaacaggaaggagagggaCGCCAAGAACAGCAGACTGGGTcgagcagaggagaaaatcCTTCACAG TGACATCGCTCTGGGGCAGGAGGGAGTTCCTATTCCTTGTGTCAACTCTGTGGACAGTGAAACGTACCCAGACAACTACAAATACATCTCTGAAAACTGTGTCACATCCCCCATGAACATCGACAGGAACATAACGCACCTACAG TACTGTGTTTGTAAGGAGGATTGTTCGGCAAGTATCTGCATGTGTGGACAGCTCAGCCTGCGCTGCTGGTACGACAAG AGTGGTTGTCTTCTCCCTGAATTCTGCCGTGAGGAGCCTCCGCTCATCTTTGAGTGCAACCACGCATGTTCCTGCTGGAGAACCTGCAAAAACCGCGTCGTGCAAAATGGACTCAg GAGCAGACTTCAGCTCTTCAGGACCAGTAAGAAGGGCTGGGGCGTCCGCGCCCTGCAGGACATACCACAGGGGACCTTCGTATGCGA GTACGTCGGTGAGATCATCTCCGAAGCGGAAGCCGAGATGAGGCAGAACGACGCCTACCTGTTCAGTCTGGACGATAAG CCACAGGACATGTACTGCATCGACGCCCGTTTCTATGGAAACATCAGCCGCTTCCTCAACCACATGTGCGAGCCCAACTTGTTCGCCTGTCGAGTGTTCACGACGCACCAGGACCTTCGATTCCCACACATTGCCTTCTTcgccagtgaaaacatcaaagCTGGAGAGGAGCTGGG ATTTAACTACGGTGACCACTTCTGGGAAGTCAAGAGCAAACTGTTCAACTGCGAATGCGGCTCCTCCAAGTGCAAGTACTCGTCGGCGGCCATGGCGTCGCTGCAGGCCGACAGCACAccggaggagcagcagcagccgagcgCGTCGCCCGACACCAGCTCCTCCAACAGCCCGCCCAGTCCTTCGTAG
- the ehmt1b gene encoding histone-lysine N-methyltransferase EHMT1 isoform X1 yields MEAMRRKQPAGLAKSSVDKGASAKKEGLDPASNGEEKSDGDKEVAARLASSPAAEAMLNGIECDDTRHKSPTHGSATGSSKTLLLINENGMMDLEPPHASVTGSNGFILTKQQQQDGSSAAMPGLGASPHRTSWLSSGTSAGGHAAKPASASGSAQTSSALRTDPSTGTTSGQGISDTKNGTAPSPAPVTIHRARKTMSRPAVSPAQKLLNRELREAKSATVEKMETNVAPDVQKPSQQPSQNHLPQSPPETPASAQTTSSSSPAPPPTPAAPAPAKLQLGSFSGGLSSRKKKRRMGTYSLVPKKKTKVLKQRTVLEMFKDLQQSAKIPQTKEAVIINGEKVENASEEEESEEVESEEEEGPQMSGGPVSVQETSEPISQVGDEQESEESGEEEGEEEGTESDMSTESGLKKKLKKKTKGDSAWLRPSRKRKRRLKAKELELVVHPQASAPALAGEGKEYTQIVPPDSLSVSKPQELVAPAQNKGSAVEESQELPLCSCRMETPKSREILILADRKCMATESVDGQLSRCQSAVLKHEMMRPSNSVQLLVLCEDHRNGMVKHQCCPGCGFFCRAGTFMECQPDVSISHRFHRACASVLKGQSFCPHCGEEASKAKEVTIAKADTTSTVPTALAHGPATPGATEGRADTTTGSSTRVSVGAEAGGRADSSFSVRSAHPLDTSAVPGSSRTATLQASVGTTASPTVPQGPPRETLESILVALDTEKPKKLRFHPKQLYLSAKQGELKRVLLMLVDGIDPNFKMDTQNKRTPLHAAAEGGHKDICHMLVQAGANLDMCDDDQRTPLMEACENNHMETVLYLLRAGASAMHKDVEGFTCLHLAAKSGHYNIVEHLLSTGLININCQDDGGWTAMIWATEYKHADQVKLLLSKGADISVRDKEENICLHWAAFSGSVEIAELLLNAHCDLQAVNIHGDSPLHIAARENRLECVTVFLSRGADVFLKNREGETPPDCCSHNSKAWAALQANRKERDAKNSRLGRAEEKILHSDIALGQEGVPIPCVNSVDSETYPDNYKYISENCVTSPMNIDRNITHLQYCVCKEDCSASICMCGQLSLRCWYDKSGCLLPEFCREEPPLIFECNHACSCWRTCKNRVVQNGLRSRLQLFRTSKKGWGVRALQDIPQGTFVCEYVGEIISEAEAEMRQNDAYLFSLDDKPQDMYCIDARFYGNISRFLNHMCEPNLFACRVFTTHQDLRFPHIAFFASENIKAGEELGFNYGDHFWEVKSKLFNCECGSSKCKYSSAAMASLQADSTPEEQQQPSASPDTSSSNSPPSPS; encoded by the exons ATGGAGGCCATGAGAAGAAAGCAG ccGGCTGGTCTAGCCAAGAGCAGCGTGGACAAAGGTGCGTCTGCAAAGAAAGAGGGACTCGATCCAGCAAGTAACGGAGAGGAAAAGTCAG ACGGAGACAAAGAGGTAGCAGCCAGACTGGCCTCCTCCCCTGCAGCAGAGGCAATGCTCAACGGCATCGAATGTGACGACACGAGGCACAAGAGCCCGACACACGGCTCCGCGACAGGCAGCAGCAAGACTTTACTGTTGATAAATGAAAATGGGATGATGGACCTGGAGCCACCGCACGCTTCTGTTACTGGAAGCAATGGATTCATTCTCactaagcagcagcagcaggacggcAGCTCTGCAGCGATGCCAGGTTTGGGAGCTTCCCCTCACAGGACTAGCTGGTTGTCCTCGGGCACATCAGCAGGGGGACACGCGGCCAAACCTGCCTCGGCATCAGGGAGTGCACAGACTTCGAGTGCATTACGGACTGACCCCAGTACAGGGACTACGTCGGGACAGGGTATATCGGACACTAAAAATGGCACAGCGCCATCTCCTGCACCCGTCACAATACACAGAGCACGCAAGACCATGTCCAGGCCTGCTGTCAGCCCGGCACAAAAG CTTCTGAACAGGGAATTAAGAGAAGCGAAAAGTGCCACAGTCGAGAAAATGGAGACTAACGTTGCACCTGATGTGCAGAAACCCTCGCAGCAGCCCTCTCAGAACCATCTACCTCAGAGTCCACCAGAAACGCCAGCTTCTGCACAAACCACGTCATCCTCCTCACCAGCACCTCCACCAACTCCAGCTGCTCCGGCCCCCGCCAAGCTCCAACTAG GCTCGTTCTCAGGAGGGCTGTCATCCCgcaagaaaaagaggaggatggGAACGTACAGCCTGGTTCCCAAGAAGAAAACCAAAGTGCTTAAGCAGAGAACCGTGCTAGAAATGTTTAAGGACCTACAACAATCGGCGAAGATCCCACAG ACTAAAGAGGCAGTTATCATAAATGGGGAGAAGGTAGAAAACGcgtctgaggaggaagagtcggaggaggtggagtctgaggaagaggagggaccgCAGATGTCAGGAGGACCCGTCAGTGTTCAGGAAACATCTGAACCCATCTCCCAG GTTGGAGATGAGCAGGAGTCTGAAGAGtctggagaagaagagggagaggaggagggcacAGAGTCCGACATG AGCACCGAGTCGGGTCTGAAGAAgaagttgaaaaagaaaacgaaAGGAGACAGCGCGTGGCTCCGGCCGTCCAGGAAACGGAAGAGGAGATTAAAGGCCAAAG AACTGGAGCTGGTGGTTCATCCTCAGGCTTCAGCTCCGGCCCTGGCAGGTGAAGGAAAGGAATACACGCAGATCGTCCCTCCAGATTCCCTCAGCGTCAGCAAACCCCAGGAGCTGGTGGCTCCGGCACAGAATAAAG GGTCGGCGGTCGAGGAGTCTCAGGAGCTTCCGCTCTGCAGCTGCCGCATGGAGACGCCCAAGAGTCGAGAGATCCTCATCCTGGCCGATAGGAAGTGCATGGCCACAGAGAGCGTGGACGGACAGCTGAGCCGGTGCCAAAGTGCCGTACTGAAACACGAGATGATGCGTCCGTCCAATTCTGTTCAGCTGCTGGTTCTGTGCGAAGACCACCGCAACGGCATGGTGAAGCACCAGTGCTGCCCGGGCTGCGGCTTCTTCTGCAGAGCT GGGACATTCATGGAGTGCCAACCAGACGTCAGCATCTCTCACCGGTTCCATCGCGCTTGTGCCTCGGTGCTGAAAGGTCAGAGCTTCTGCCCTCACTGTGGAGAGGAGGCCAGCAAGGCCAAGGAGGTCACCATCGCCAAGGCGGACACCACCTCCACCGTGCCCACCGCGCTCGCACACGGACCTGCCACACCCGGGGCCACCGAGGGGCGAGCAGACACCACCACTGGCAG CTCCACTCGTGTCTCGGTCGGGGCGGAGGCCGGCGGCCGGGCCGACAGCTCCTTTTCTGTTCGTTCGGCACACCCCCTCGACACCTCCGCCGTTCCTGGGTCGTCCAGGACTGCGACGCTTCAGGCCAGTGTGGGAACAACCGCTTCGCCGACAGTTCCTCAAGGACCACCGCGAGAAACTCTGGAGAGCATCCTGGTCGCTCTCGACACTGAGAA GCCCAAGAAGTTGCGTTTTCACCCAAAGCAACTTTACCTCTCGGCCAAACAGGGAGAACTCAAGAGGGTGTTGCTCATGTTGG TGGACGGCATTGACCCCAACTTTAAGATGGATACTCAGAACAAACGCACTCCGCTTCATGCCGCAGCTGAGGGCGGACACAAAGACATCTGCCACATGCTCGTACAG GCCGGTGCAAACCTGGACATGTGTGACGACGATCAGCGGACGCCACTGATGGAGGCCTGTGAGAACAACCACATGGAGACGGTGCTGTACCTGCTGAGAGCTGGAGCCAGCGCCATGCACAAG GATGTTGAGGGCTTCACGTGTCTCCACCTAGCGGCCAAGTCCGGTCATTACAACATTGTTGAGCACCTTCTCTCCACAGGACTGATCAACATAAACTGTCAG GATGACGGAGGTTGGACGGCCATGATCTGGGCGACTGAGTACAAACATGCTGACCAGGTGAAGCTGCTTCTGTCCAAAGGAGCCGACATCAGCGTCAGGGACAAG GAGGAAAACATCTGCCTTCACTGGGCAGCGTTCTCCGGCAGTGTGGAGATcgcggagctgctgctgaacgCCCACTGCGATCTGCAGGCTGTCAACATCCACGGAGACTCTCCGCTACACATCGCTGCTCGGGAGAATCGCCTGGAATGTGTCAC GGTTTTCCTGTCTCGAGGAGCAGATGTTTTTCTGAAGAACCGCGAAGGAGAAACTCCTCCGGACTGCTGCAGCCACAACTCGAAGGCCTGGGCGGCTCTGCAGGCcaacaggaaggagagggaCGCCAAGAACAGCAGACTGGGTcgagcagaggagaaaatcCTTCACAG TGACATCGCTCTGGGGCAGGAGGGAGTTCCTATTCCTTGTGTCAACTCTGTGGACAGTGAAACGTACCCAGACAACTACAAATACATCTCTGAAAACTGTGTCACATCCCCCATGAACATCGACAGGAACATAACGCACCTACAG TACTGTGTTTGTAAGGAGGATTGTTCGGCAAGTATCTGCATGTGTGGACAGCTCAGCCTGCGCTGCTGGTACGACAAG AGTGGTTGTCTTCTCCCTGAATTCTGCCGTGAGGAGCCTCCGCTCATCTTTGAGTGCAACCACGCATGTTCCTGCTGGAGAACCTGCAAAAACCGCGTCGTGCAAAATGGACTCAg GAGCAGACTTCAGCTCTTCAGGACCAGTAAGAAGGGCTGGGGCGTCCGCGCCCTGCAGGACATACCACAGGGGACCTTCGTATGCGA GTACGTCGGTGAGATCATCTCCGAAGCGGAAGCCGAGATGAGGCAGAACGACGCCTACCTGTTCAGTCTGGACGATAAG CCACAGGACATGTACTGCATCGACGCCCGTTTCTATGGAAACATCAGCCGCTTCCTCAACCACATGTGCGAGCCCAACTTGTTCGCCTGTCGAGTGTTCACGACGCACCAGGACCTTCGATTCCCACACATTGCCTTCTTcgccagtgaaaacatcaaagCTGGAGAGGAGCTGGG ATTTAACTACGGTGACCACTTCTGGGAAGTCAAGAGCAAACTGTTCAACTGCGAATGCGGCTCCTCCAAGTGCAAGTACTCGTCGGCGGCCATGGCGTCGCTGCAGGCCGACAGCACAccggaggagcagcagcagccgagcgCGTCGCCCGACACCAGCTCCTCCAACAGCCCGCCCAGTCCTTCGTAG